One Spinacia oleracea cultivar Varoflay chromosome 4, BTI_SOV_V1, whole genome shotgun sequence DNA segment encodes these proteins:
- the LOC130460060 gene encoding uncharacterized protein isoform X2: protein MRGITLFFFLGSNSLEEFENTGENNASLVRCNYQNEDGKRSMRHRESSYAVGRKLCMILHKIQIYLFTELDELLECSQGESGTAVVFHLSKEEAYVKFLQIRRVPLQERECSNNAPDIIPQIRSIAKKDRDVM from the exons ATGAGGGGgattacacttttcttttttttaggtTCTAACTCATTAGAAGAATT TGAGAACACCGGTGAGAATAATGCTTCTCTTGTGAGATGCAATTATCAAAACGAGGATGGTAAAAGAAGCATGAGGCACCGAGAATCATCTTATGCAGTAGGCAGAAAGCTATG TATGATCCTCCACAAGATCCAAATTTATTTATTCACAGAGTTGGACGAACTGCTCGAGTGCTCGCAAGGGGAGTCAGGAACTGCAGTTGTCTTTCATTTATCCAAG GAGGAAGCGTATGTAAAATTTCTGCAGATTAGGAGGGTTCCTCTCCAGGAACGGGAGTGCTCAAATAATGCTCCTGATATTATTCCCCAG ATAAGATCTATCGCAAAAAAGGACCGTGATGTTATGTAG
- the LOC130460060 gene encoding uncharacterized protein isoform X1, with protein sequence MRGITLFFFLGSNSLEEFNINNQSWKLQFLVMLITFGLENTGENNASLVRCNYQNEDGKRSMRHRESSYAVGRKLCMILHKIQIYLFTELDELLECSQGESGTAVVFHLSKEEAYVKFLQIRRVPLQERECSNNAPDIIPQIRSIAKKDRDVM encoded by the exons ATGAGGGGgattacacttttcttttttttaggtTCTAACTCATTAGAAGAATT CAACATTAACAATCAAAGTTGGAAGCTGCAATTCCTGGTGATGTTGATAACATTTGGACT TGAGAACACCGGTGAGAATAATGCTTCTCTTGTGAGATGCAATTATCAAAACGAGGATGGTAAAAGAAGCATGAGGCACCGAGAATCATCTTATGCAGTAGGCAGAAAGCTATG TATGATCCTCCACAAGATCCAAATTTATTTATTCACAGAGTTGGACGAACTGCTCGAGTGCTCGCAAGGGGAGTCAGGAACTGCAGTTGTCTTTCATTTATCCAAG GAGGAAGCGTATGTAAAATTTCTGCAGATTAGGAGGGTTCCTCTCCAGGAACGGGAGTGCTCAAATAATGCTCCTGATATTATTCCCCAG ATAAGATCTATCGCAAAAAAGGACCGTGATGTTATGTAG